A single genomic interval of Zingiber officinale cultivar Zhangliang chromosome 4A, Zo_v1.1, whole genome shotgun sequence harbors:
- the LOC121972288 gene encoding polyamine oxidase 3-like yields MGLRFASAICVAAASTKRPLYHALFNMRLSDQTQTLMKTNLRWRKRSLLLLDKLLLRVLATVTDTLRLPASLIFKSFEGSILRASSREMLVFKLSRILNLLIPFSMISSINLDFSTSFYQKTEARQPRSPSAIVIGGGFAGIAAAHALKNAAFQVVLLESRDRIGGRVHTNYSFGFPVDMGAAWLHGVCNENPLASWIGRLGLPIYRTSGDNSVLYDHDLESYALFDGDGHQVPQDLVEKVGKVFETILEEANKLRWSLKD; encoded by the exons ATGGGCCTCAGGTTCGCTTCTGCCATATGCGTCGCTGCCGCCTCAACTAAAAGGCCTCTCTATCATGCACTCTTCAACATGCGACTCAGTgatcaaacacaaaccctaatgaAAACGAACCTGCGATGGAGGAAGAGATCTCTGCTGCTCTTGGACAAACTTCTTCTCCGCGTACTCGCCACTGTCACTGACACCCTTCGCCTCCCCGCCTCCCTCATTTTCAAATCATTTGAGGG GTCGATTCTTAGGGCTTCCAGTCGTGAGATGTTGGTGTTCAAGCTTAGTAGAATTTTGAATCTACTCATCCCTTTTTCAATGATTTCCAGCATCAATTTGGATTTTTCTA caTCATTCTATCAGAAGACTGAAGCAAGGCAACCTCGCTCTCCTTCTGCCATTGTCATTGGTGGTGGATTTGCAGGGATTGCAGCTGCTCATGCACTGAAAAATGCAGCTTTTCAG GTTGTGCTTTTAGAATCTCGGGATAGAATTGGTGGTCGAGTTCACACTAACTACTCATTTGGTTTTCCTGTTGACATGGGAGCAGCCTG GTTGCATGGTGTCTGCAACGAGAATCCATTGGCATCTTGGATTGGAAGACTTGGTCTACCAATTTATCGAACTTCTGGTGACAATTCTGTCTTGTATGATCATGACTTGGAGAG CTACGCACTCTTTGATGGTGATGGACATCAAGTGCCTCAAGATCTAGTGGAAAAAGTTGGTAAGGTGTTTGAAACCATTCTGGAAGAG GCTAACAAACTCAG gtggagtttgaaggattag
- the LOC121969672 gene encoding ethylene receptor 2-like encodes MFKSLCYGLLTFSLLLSASAIDIGYQPCHCDGGGFWNVVNIFQCQKVSDLLIAAAYFSIPLELLYFATCSNLFPFKWIVIQFGAFIVLCGLTHLLNVFTYEPHSFLLMLSLTISKFFTALVSFATAITLLTLIPQLLRVKVRENFLRIKARELDREVGLMKRQEEAGWHVRMLTQEIRKSLDRHTILYTTMVELSKTLGLQNCAVWMPDENKKVMYLTHELRSRNTSDLYSQSIPIDDSDILEVKETTGVKILSSDSVLGSASSGDRVESGAVAAIRMPMLKISNFKGGTPEVVEASYAILILVLPKDTLRDWSNQELEIIEVVADQVAVALSHAALLEESQMMREKLAQQNRDLLKERQNTLRASEARNQFQVAMSQGMRKPIYSILGLLSMIQQEHLSPEQRLIVDTIAKSGSVVSALVNDVMEISRINSEQVSLVLKPFHLHSMIKEAVTAARCLCDSRGFGFGFQMENEVPDQVVGDEKRIFHVILHMVGTVLNGCINGRGSLMFRVMGYDGIKDKEEQGSAWKLNFSDGYSCVKFEIGLSKLEFERLSSSPVQHARIADSDGLEMGLSFRMFKRLVQMMQGNIWEFKNSQGITESIALVLQFQLQLLTRVPESRGSFELHSTSSTPNFKGLMVLLAESDDTNRAITRKLLEKLGCGVSSVSSGLQCLSSFGAAVTPYQVILLDLHMPQMDGFEVATRIRKFRSRSWPSIVALSVSREGDIWEKCLQSGMNGLIRKPVTLQSLGDELYRVLHNS; translated from the exons ATGTTCAAATCATTGTGTTATGGCCTTCTGACCTTTTCCCTGCTACTGTCTGCATCTGCAATTGATATAGGGTACCAACCATGCCATTGTGATGGAGGTGGATTCTGGAATGTTGTGAACATTTTCCAATGTCAGAAAGTGAGTGATCTATTGATTGCTGCTGCCTACTTCTCTATTCCACTTGAACTATTGTACTTTGCCACATGTTCCAACCTCTTCCCCTTCAAATGGATTGTCATCCAGTTTGGTGCCTTCATAGTGTTATGTGGACTGACACACTTGTTGAATGTGTTCACATACGAACCCCATTCATTCCTCTTGATGCTAAGCTTGACCATTTCCAAATTTTTCACAGCACTTGTATCATTTGCCACAGCCATAACGCTCCTGACCTTGATCCCTCAGCTTTTGAGAGTAAAGGTGAGGGAGAACTTCCTGAGAATAAAAGCCCGGGAATTGGACAGGGAGGTTGGCCTGATGAAGAGGCAGGAAGAGGCTGGTTGGCATGTAAGAATGCTTACTCAAGAAATTCGCAAATCTCTGGACAGGCATACCATCTTATATACAACTATGGTTGAGCTTTCAAAGACATTGGGCCTACAAAATTGTGCAGTGTGGATGCCAGATGAGAATAAAAAAGTGATGTACCTAACTCATGAGCTAAGGTCGAGGAACACCTCTGATTTGTACAGTCAGTCTATCCCTATTGATGATTCAGATATATTAGAAGTTAAAGAAACCACGGGTGTGAAGATTCTCAGTAGTGATTCTGTGCTAGGCTCTGCAAGTAGTGGAGACAGGGTTGAGTCTGGAGCAGTGGCTGCAATACGCATGCCAATGTTAAAGATATCCAATTTCAAAGGTGGAACCCCAGAAGTTGTTGAAGCAAGCTATGCAATACTGATTCTGGTCCTCCCCAAGGATACTTTGAGGGATTGGAGCAATCAGGAACTAGAGATTATTGAGGTGGTTGCAGATCAGGTTGCTGTTGCCCTCTCTCATGCTGCACTTTTAGAAGAATCACAAATGATGCGTGAGAAGTTGGCGCAACAGAATCGAGATCTGCTTAAGGAGAGACAGAACACTCTAAGGGCAAGTGAAGCAAGGAATCAGTTTCAAGTTGCCATGAGCCAGGGAATGAGAAAACCCATCTATTCCATCTTGGGTTTATTGTCCATGATTCAACAAGAACACTTAAGTCCTGAACAAAGATTGATTGTTGATACCATCGCAAAAAGTGGCAGCGTGGTTTCGGCATTGGTCAATGATGTGATGGAAATTTCTAGAATAAACAGTGAGCAGGTGTCTTTGGTATTGAAACCTTTCCACCTGCATTCTATGATCAAGGAAGCTGTAACTGCTGCAAGATGCCTCTGTGATAGCCGgggatttggttttggatttcAAATGGAAAATGAAGTGCCTGATCAGGTTGTTGGGGATGAGAAGCGAATTTTTCATGTGATACTGCATATGGTTGGTACTGTTCTGAATGGGTGCATTAATGGAAGAGGGTCTCTTATGTTCCGAGTTATGGGGTATGATGGGATCAAAGATAAAGAAGAGCAGGGGTCTGCATGGAAATTGAACTTCTCTGATGGTTATTCTTGTGTGAAGTTTGAAATTGGATTAAGTAAATTAGAATTTGAAAGATTGAGCTCGTCACCAGTTCAACATGCTCGGATAGCTGATTCTGACGGTTTGGAGATGGGCCTTAGCTTTAGAATGTTCAAGAGGCTTGTTCAG ATGATGCAAGGAAATATCTGGGAATTTAAGAACTCCCAAGGCATCACAGAAAGCATAGCACTGGTTCTTCAATTCCAGTTGCAACTGTTGACCCGAGTACCAGAGAGCAGAGGATCTTTTGAGCTGCATTCTACATCTTCCACGCCCAACTTCAAAGGTCTCATGGTTCTGCTAGCTGAGAGTGATGATACCAATAGGGCTATTACTCGTAAGCTCCTTGAGAAACTTGGTTGCGGTGTCTCATCTGTCAGCTCTGGACTTCAATGCCTTAGCTCATTTGGTGCTGCCGTCACACCCTATCAAGTCATATTATTGGACCTTCACATGCCTCAAATGGATGGTTTTGAAGTAGCGACAAGAATCAGGAAGTTTAGGAGCAGGTCTTGGCCTTCGATTGTGGCTTTATCTGTGAGCAGAGAGGGTGATATATGGGAGAAGTGTCTGCAGTCTGGGATGAACGGCCTGATAAGAAAACCTGTAACATTACAGTCATTGGGAGATGAATTATACAGGGTCCTCCACAATTCATAG
- the LOC121972289 gene encoding AT-hook motif nuclear-localized protein 20-like: protein MNEATIYSGDPHRTDRQTGESLTSDAIGAPTTRTDNHSAVDDDDIGGLPKEGGFRLPRRGRPLGSKNKPKPPVLIIRESPDAVRSLVMEVAPGSDVAASIAHFSRRRQCGVSLLSATGAVVDVTLRQPAVAALALQGRFEILSLAGTFLPGLAPPGSAGLTVYLVGGEGRVVGGGIAGPLVAAGPVMVVAATFRNAAYEKLPLEEEEDETGARLQRTGGAIVVECLQELATQSSVQGPKGGAGGGQLSPDAMAYGLSKLYCKPFLLVL, encoded by the coding sequence ATGAATGAAGCTACGATCTACTCCGGCGACCCACACCGCACCGATCGACAAACCGGCGAATCCTTGACCAGCGACGCAATTGGGGCTCCCACGACCCGCACCGACAACCACTCCGCCGTCGACGATGATGACATCGGCGGCCTGCCTAAAGAAGGCGGCTTCCGCCTTCCCCGCCGGGGCCGTCCACTGGGGTCCAAGAACAAGCCCAAGCCCCCTGTCTTGATCATCCGTGAAAGCCCCGACGCGGTCCGCAGCCTCGTCATGGAGGTGGCTCCTGGCTCCGATGTGGCCGCTAGCATCGCACACTTCTCGCGCCGCCGCCAGTGCGGCGTCAGCCTCCTCAGCGCCACCGGCGCGGTCGTCGACGTCACGCTTCGCCAGCCCGCCGTCGCCGCGTTGGCCCTGCAGGGGCGCTTTGAGATCCTGTCGCTGGCCGGCACGTTCCTCCCTGGGCTGGCGCCGCCGGGCAGCGCTGGGCTGACTGTGTACCTCGTCGGCGGGGAGGGGCGGGTGGTCGGGGGAGGCATCGCGGGGCCGCTCGTCGCGGCTGGGCCTGTCATGGTGGTGGCCGCTACGTTTCGCAATGCCGCCTACGAGAAGTTGCCactcgaggaggaggaggatgaaacCGGCGCGCGGCTGCAGCGGACTGGAGGAGCCATCGTTGTTGAATGTTTACAAGAACTTGCCACCCAATCTAGTGTCCAAGGGCCGAAGGGCGGCGCCGGCGGCGGGCAATTAAGCCCCGACGCGATGGCATATGGCTTGTCTAAATTATATTGTAAACCATTCCTCCTGGTCCTCTAA